The Williamsia sp. DF01-3 genome has a window encoding:
- a CDS encoding ABC transporter ATP-binding protein, with protein sequence MTMPKLELRGVRKSFTAPGKAEFVAIDDISISAAEGEFLVLVGPSGSGKSTLLDLVGGLTKPTAGEILLDGKPITGPGLDRGVVFQQYALLPWRTARANVEFGLEAKGISRRRRKAIADEYLGLVGLGNFGDHYPHELSGGMKQRVAIARSLSYDPEVLLMDEPFAALDAQTREGLQGELLRIWKATGKTILFITHGIDEAIYLGNRVAILTERPGRIKEILPIDIDRDAVDDIRSSEQFRDYRHRIWLSLRPEVAGAAAETIGVGSHV encoded by the coding sequence ATGACGATGCCCAAACTGGAATTGCGCGGGGTGCGCAAGTCGTTCACCGCGCCGGGCAAGGCCGAGTTCGTGGCCATCGACGACATCAGCATCTCTGCCGCCGAAGGAGAGTTCCTCGTTCTGGTCGGCCCCAGCGGCAGCGGGAAGTCCACCTTGCTCGACCTGGTCGGTGGCCTCACCAAGCCCACTGCGGGTGAGATCCTGCTGGACGGAAAGCCCATCACCGGACCGGGACTGGATCGGGGTGTGGTGTTCCAGCAGTACGCGCTGCTGCCATGGCGCACGGCCCGCGCGAACGTGGAGTTCGGCCTCGAAGCGAAGGGCATCTCGCGTCGCCGCCGCAAGGCCATCGCCGATGAGTACCTCGGGCTCGTCGGTCTCGGCAACTTCGGCGACCACTACCCCCACGAGTTGTCGGGTGGCATGAAACAGCGTGTGGCGATTGCGCGCAGCCTCTCGTACGACCCCGAAGTGCTGCTGATGGACGAGCCGTTCGCCGCACTCGATGCCCAGACCCGCGAGGGGTTGCAGGGTGAGCTCCTACGAATCTGGAAGGCCACGGGCAAGACCATCCTGTTCATCACCCACGGCATCGACGAGGCCATCTACCTCGGCAACCGGGTTGCCATCCTCACCGAACGCCCCGGTCGGATCAAGGAGATCCTGCCGATCGACATCGACCGGGATGCCGTCGACGACATCCGTTCATCTGAGCAGTTCCGCGACTACCGGCACCGGATCTGGCTGTCGCTGCGTCCCGAGGTGGCCGGTGCCGCCGCCGAAACGATCGGAGTGGGTAGCCATGTCT
- a CDS encoding triacylglycerol lipase, translated as MRWFRQALVTAVLVGLTTVGLAQSAQAAPLPVQYNFLAGIPAELANPNGSLPGSNDYACKPSAQHPDPVVLVHGTAGSQQTNWISLVPVLKNEGYCVFALTYGELSQQWPLSRIGGLGAKDVSAWELKVFVDNVLAKTGAAQVDIVGHSQGTQIPTYWAKYYGGAGKIDKYVSLAPYWQGSDGDGEGRSELVKMFADRLGLPPAAVPDTECPDCTASPGDGDFAAAIDAPDGPYVAGIDYTNIVTRYDQLVTPYTSGILAGPPGIEVTNIVVQDTCSQDRSDHLSIVSNQRSSAFVLNALDPAHPRPVPCLAVPPYTGA; from the coding sequence ATGCGGTGGTTCAGGCAGGCGTTGGTGACAGCGGTCCTGGTCGGTCTGACAACCGTCGGGCTGGCGCAGAGCGCGCAGGCGGCTCCGCTGCCGGTGCAGTACAACTTTCTGGCCGGCATACCCGCCGAACTCGCCAACCCGAATGGCTCGCTGCCCGGGTCCAACGATTACGCATGCAAGCCGTCTGCTCAGCACCCTGATCCGGTGGTACTGGTCCACGGCACCGCGGGCAGTCAGCAGACCAACTGGATTTCGCTGGTGCCGGTGCTCAAGAACGAGGGTTACTGCGTGTTCGCGCTCACCTATGGCGAGTTGTCGCAGCAGTGGCCGTTGTCGCGGATCGGCGGGCTGGGCGCCAAGGACGTCAGCGCCTGGGAGCTCAAGGTGTTCGTCGACAACGTGCTGGCGAAGACAGGCGCCGCACAGGTCGACATCGTGGGTCATTCGCAGGGCACACAGATCCCGACCTACTGGGCGAAGTACTACGGGGGCGCGGGAAAGATCGACAAGTATGTCTCACTCGCGCCGTACTGGCAGGGATCGGACGGCGACGGCGAGGGCCGGTCGGAGCTGGTGAAGATGTTTGCCGACCGATTGGGATTGCCGCCCGCTGCAGTACCCGACACCGAATGCCCTGACTGCACCGCTTCACCCGGCGACGGTGACTTCGCGGCGGCCATCGATGCCCCTGACGGCCCATACGTCGCCGGCATCGACTACACGAACATCGTCACCCGCTACGACCAGCTCGTGACCCCGTACACCAGCGGCATCCTGGCCGGGCCGCCCGGCATCGAGGTCACCAACATCGTTGTGCAGGACACGTGCTCGCAGGACCGCTCAGATCATCTGTCGATCGTGTCCAACCAGCGCAGTTCGGCGTTTGTGCTCAACGCCCTCGATCCCGCGCATCCCCGACCCGTTCCCTGCCTGGCCGTACCGCCTTACACCGGTGCGTGA
- a CDS encoding ABC transporter substrate-binding protein yields MKGKAVSHKHPWRVRIAAALALLVGVTTAACGSADEATVTADGKTELRYLSFPATVQFPELAADLGYFTKVSIKAVGETTSGPQSIQAAATGDTDFGHAFNGAIVKLASAGSPITAVVDSYGADEKTFNGFYVLEDSPIRTARDLIGKKIGINTLGAHSEFVIREWLAREGLSKDEIASVQLLVVPPINNESSLRQGQIDVGAFNGIFQQRALENGGIRELFTDRIFGDFSYGSYVFRDDFIKKNPEAVKDFVQGTARAIRWTQVTPQAEVVARFKDIITKRGRGEDPALAEYWKSSSIPTPGGVIKPEEFQLWIDWLVRNNELDKGKLTPQDIFTNDDNPYADGTYQPDSGPDGAPVVAAK; encoded by the coding sequence ATGAAAGGAAAAGCAGTGAGTCACAAACACCCATGGCGGGTCCGCATCGCGGCAGCGCTGGCGCTTCTCGTGGGGGTGACGACTGCCGCCTGCGGCTCCGCCGACGAGGCCACCGTCACCGCCGACGGCAAGACCGAGCTGCGGTACCTCAGCTTCCCCGCCACCGTTCAATTCCCCGAATTGGCAGCCGATCTCGGGTATTTCACCAAGGTCAGCATCAAGGCGGTCGGCGAGACCACCAGCGGCCCGCAGTCGATCCAGGCCGCCGCCACCGGCGACACCGACTTCGGGCACGCGTTCAACGGAGCCATCGTCAAGCTGGCGTCAGCGGGTTCACCGATCACCGCAGTCGTCGATTCCTACGGCGCCGACGAGAAGACATTCAACGGCTTCTATGTCCTGGAGGACTCCCCGATCCGCACCGCGCGGGACCTGATCGGCAAGAAGATCGGGATCAACACGTTGGGGGCGCACTCGGAGTTCGTCATTCGCGAATGGCTTGCCCGTGAGGGACTTTCAAAGGACGAGATCGCGTCGGTCCAGCTGCTGGTGGTGCCGCCGATCAACAACGAGTCCTCGCTGCGCCAAGGTCAGATCGATGTCGGCGCGTTCAACGGCATCTTCCAGCAGCGCGCGCTGGAGAACGGCGGTATTCGAGAGCTGTTCACCGACAGGATCTTCGGAGACTTCAGCTATGGCAGCTACGTGTTCCGTGATGACTTCATCAAGAAGAACCCGGAGGCCGTGAAGGACTTCGTCCAGGGCACCGCCCGTGCGATCCGCTGGACGCAGGTGACTCCACAGGCAGAGGTTGTCGCACGTTTCAAGGACATCATCACCAAGCGTGGTCGCGGCGAGGATCCCGCTCTGGCCGAGTACTGGAAGAGCTCGTCCATCCCCACGCCGGGCGGGGTTATCAAGCCCGAGGAGTTCCAGCTGTGGATCGATTGGCTCGTGCGCAACAACGAGCTCGACAAGGGCAAGCTGACACCGCAGGACATCTTCACCAACGACGACAACCCATACGCCGACGGAACGTACCAGCCGGACTCGGGGCCTGACGGCGCACCGGTGGTGGCAGCGAAATGA
- a CDS encoding DNA polymerase IV: MTTPPIRRFRAILHIDLDQFQVSVERRRNPDLIGTPVIVGGTGDPTEPRKVVTCASYEARDQGVRAGMPLRSAYRKMPEAIYLPLDHTSYDKASAEVMQTLRDFGYPVEVIGWDEAFLGVPASETGLDITELAQSVRQRILDERGLSSAVGISDNKQRAKMATGFAKRSTEHVFTLDNQNWMPIMGERGVGDLWSVGPKTTAKLEKLGIDTVAQLAAEDVGRLVAEFGPHLGNWLYLLSRGGGDIEVNAEPYIPRSHSKVETFPTDLTARADIDEAIRKLTRELLAQVISEGRVAFRVAVTVRTMTFYTRTKSKKLPAPTTDATVIEAAMLEVLHKFELDRPIRLLGVRLDLVMPTEDIPPDP, from the coding sequence ATGACCACACCACCGATCCGGCGCTTCCGCGCGATCCTGCACATCGACCTGGACCAGTTCCAGGTGTCGGTGGAGCGTCGCCGGAACCCGGACCTGATCGGCACACCGGTCATCGTCGGCGGGACCGGTGACCCGACCGAACCGCGCAAGGTTGTCACGTGCGCGTCGTACGAGGCCCGTGATCAGGGGGTACGGGCCGGTATGCCGTTGCGGTCGGCATATCGCAAGATGCCCGAGGCGATCTATCTGCCCCTGGACCACACGTCGTACGACAAGGCATCGGCCGAAGTGATGCAGACGCTTCGAGACTTCGGGTATCCCGTCGAGGTGATCGGTTGGGACGAGGCGTTCCTGGGCGTTCCGGCGTCGGAGACCGGTCTTGACATCACCGAGCTGGCCCAGTCCGTTCGACAGCGGATTCTCGATGAGCGCGGGCTGTCGTCGGCGGTCGGCATCAGCGACAACAAGCAGCGCGCCAAGATGGCGACCGGATTCGCCAAACGCTCAACCGAGCACGTCTTCACCCTGGACAACCAGAACTGGATGCCCATCATGGGGGAGCGCGGTGTCGGCGACCTCTGGAGCGTCGGTCCCAAGACGACAGCAAAACTGGAGAAGCTGGGGATCGATACCGTCGCCCAGCTTGCGGCAGAGGATGTCGGGCGGCTGGTGGCCGAGTTCGGACCCCACCTCGGCAATTGGCTGTACCTGCTCTCGCGTGGTGGCGGCGACATCGAGGTGAACGCCGAACCGTACATTCCGCGATCGCACAGCAAGGTCGAGACCTTCCCGACCGACCTCACCGCCCGCGCCGACATCGATGAGGCGATTCGGAAGCTGACCCGGGAACTGTTGGCGCAGGTCATCTCTGAGGGGCGGGTGGCTTTTCGGGTGGCCGTGACCGTACGAACCATGACGTTCTACACCCGGACGAAGTCGAAGAAGCTGCCCGCCCCGACCACCGACGCCACCGTGATCGAGGCGGCGATGCTCGAGGTGCTCCACAAGTTCGAGCTCGACCGCCCGATCCGCTTGTTGGGTGTGCGTCTTGATCTGGTGATGCCCACAGAAGACATTCCGCCCGACCCGTAG